The Betta splendens chromosome 4, fBetSpl5.4, whole genome shotgun sequence genome contains a region encoding:
- the mix23 gene encoding protein MIX23 isoform X4: MRTIDDRIVHSLNTTVPTVSFSGKVDATQTCKQLYESMLEAHLSRDKAIKSCIAQTSEVVGQLREQRAKDSENMAVIKQLRKEQTKLKLMQSELNVEEVVNDRSLKVFNERCRIHYTPPKVK, encoded by the exons aTGCGCACCATAGATGATCGCATCGTCCATTCCCTGAACACCACTGTGCCCACTGTGTCCTTCTCAGGCAAAGTGGACgccacacaaacatgcaaacaactcTATGAATCT ATGTTGGAGGCTCATCTGAGCAGAGACAAAGCTATCAAGTCCTGTATAGCACAAACATCTGAGGTGGTGGGTCAACTCCGTGAACAAAGAGCAAAGGACAGTGAAAACATGGCTGTCATCAAACAGCTCAGGAAAGAGCAGACCAAA TTGAAGCTGATGCAGTCGGAGCTAAACGTTGAAGAAGTCGTCAATGACAGAAGTCTGAAG GTTTTCAATGAAAGGTGCAGAATCCACTACACGCCTCCAAAGGTGAAGTGA
- the mix23 gene encoding protein MIX23 isoform X1: protein MAASGGTLNCEDFSLFQEVLKVMRTIDDRIVHSLNTTVPTVSFSGKVDATQTCKQLYESMLEAHLSRDKAIKSCIAQTSEVVGQLREQRAKDSENMAVIKQLRKEQTKLKLMQSELNVEEVVNDRSLKVFNERCRIHYTPPKVK from the exons ATGGCGGCGTCCGGTGGAACTTTAAACTGTGAGGACTTTTCATTGTTTCAG gaggtgctgaaggtcaTGCGCACCATAGATGATCGCATCGTCCATTCCCTGAACACCACTGTGCCCACTGTGTCCTTCTCAGGCAAAGTGGACgccacacaaacatgcaaacaactcTATGAATCT ATGTTGGAGGCTCATCTGAGCAGAGACAAAGCTATCAAGTCCTGTATAGCACAAACATCTGAGGTGGTGGGTCAACTCCGTGAACAAAGAGCAAAGGACAGTGAAAACATGGCTGTCATCAAACAGCTCAGGAAAGAGCAGACCAAA TTGAAGCTGATGCAGTCGGAGCTAAACGTTGAAGAAGTCGTCAATGACAGAAGTCTGAAG GTTTTCAATGAAAGGTGCAGAATCCACTACACGCCTCCAAAGGTGAAGTGA
- the mix23 gene encoding protein MIX23 isoform X3 — MCVFRQPEQMEVLKVMRTIDDRIVHSLNTTVPTVSFSGKVDATQTCKQLYESMLEAHLSRDKAIKSCIAQTSEVVGQLREQRAKDSENMAVIKQLRKEQTKLKLMQSELNVEEVVNDRSLKVFNERCRIHYTPPKVK, encoded by the exons ATGTGTGTCTTCAGACAGCCTGAACAAATG gaggtgctgaaggtcaTGCGCACCATAGATGATCGCATCGTCCATTCCCTGAACACCACTGTGCCCACTGTGTCCTTCTCAGGCAAAGTGGACgccacacaaacatgcaaacaactcTATGAATCT ATGTTGGAGGCTCATCTGAGCAGAGACAAAGCTATCAAGTCCTGTATAGCACAAACATCTGAGGTGGTGGGTCAACTCCGTGAACAAAGAGCAAAGGACAGTGAAAACATGGCTGTCATCAAACAGCTCAGGAAAGAGCAGACCAAA TTGAAGCTGATGCAGTCGGAGCTAAACGTTGAAGAAGTCGTCAATGACAGAAGTCTGAAG GTTTTCAATGAAAGGTGCAGAATCCACTACACGCCTCCAAAGGTGAAGTGA
- the fam162a gene encoding protein FAM162B, with protein sequence MSFARCRLSVGKLLGQRISQTWSQRGMCLKPQEVKERTPSGAGFKLPGYKPSEMDKRMLLWSGRFKSADQIPEFVAFETIEAARTRMRVKFCYVMIVSTLAACVLMVIQGKKAARRDESLTAQNLEKKAKLKAEALVQKSE encoded by the exons ATGAGCTTTGCCAGATGTCGTCTTTCCGTTGGAAAGCTGTTAG GTCAGAGGATTTCTCAGACATGGAGCCAAAGAGGAATGTGTCTTAAACCACAGGAGGTCAAAGAACGGACTCCATCTGGAG cTGGGTTCAAACTCCCAGGCTACAAACCCTCGGAGATGGACAAAAGGATGCTGCTCTGGTCAGGACGCTTCAAGAGTGCAGACCAGATACCAGAGTTTGTGGC GTTTGAGACGATTGAGGCTGCCAGAACCAGAATGAGAGTAAAATTCTGCTATGTGATGATTGTAAGCACATTGGCTGCGTGTGTGCTGATGGTAATTCAGGGCAAAAAG GCTGCACGCAGAGACGAGTCTCTGACTGCTCAAAACCTGGAGaaaaaagctaagttgaaagcAGAAGCTCTGGTTCAGAAGTCggagtga